The following proteins are co-located in the Phytoactinopolyspora mesophila genome:
- a CDS encoding DUF4203 domain-containing protein, with amino-acid sequence MGLLAVIIGAFLCLRGQWAMRLLLAIWGAFVGFAVGAGLVDNLTDQGYLDTATGWLVAILLAIVFAALAYLFFAVSIILGMASMGFVLGGTLASALGVTEAWGLLLIGALCGAALALLAIVASLPQLLLIVISSFAGASVVIAGLMLIFDVIDIDAMFDAETTARDQPWWYAGGIALAIIGIIIQLRQAGAIRRSVRETWSQPA; translated from the coding sequence GTGGGCCTGCTGGCCGTCATCATCGGCGCATTCCTGTGCCTGCGTGGGCAATGGGCGATGCGCCTTCTGCTGGCGATTTGGGGCGCGTTCGTCGGTTTCGCGGTGGGGGCCGGTCTCGTCGACAACCTCACCGACCAGGGGTATCTCGACACCGCGACGGGCTGGCTGGTCGCCATCTTGCTCGCCATCGTATTTGCCGCCCTCGCCTACCTGTTCTTCGCCGTCAGCATCATCCTGGGGATGGCGTCGATGGGATTCGTGCTCGGGGGCACCCTTGCCTCGGCGCTGGGCGTCACCGAAGCATGGGGGTTGCTGCTGATCGGGGCGCTGTGCGGCGCGGCGCTCGCCCTGCTCGCCATCGTCGCGAGCCTCCCCCAATTACTCCTGATCGTCATCAGTTCCTTCGCGGGCGCCAGCGTGGTGATCGCCGGCCTGATGCTCATATTCGACGTCATCGACATCGACGCCATGTTCGATGCCGAGACGACCGCCCGCGACCAACCATGGTGGTACGCGGGCGGTATCGCCCTCGCGATCATCGGCATCATCATTCAGCTGCGTCAGGCCGGCGCCATCCGCCGTTCGGTGCGGGAGACCTGGAGCCAGCCGGCCTGA
- a CDS encoding DUF6596 domain-containing protein has translation MDEVLLRSLTPRVLTILVRRGADFAAAEDAVQDALVEALRVWPDNPPRDQQGWMVTVAWRRFLDAARSDAARRRRESLISVEPEAPDPGPAPGSDDTLQLYFLCAHPSLTPASAVALTLRAVGGLTTRQIAQAYLVPEATMAQRISRAKRIVSGARFDQPGDVATVLRVLYLVFNEGYSGDVDLASEAIRLTRQLTTAIDHPEVAGLLALMLLHHARRAARTAPDGSLVPLAQQDRSRWDTRLIAEGVDILQAALARDQLGELQAQAAIAALHADAPTAEETDWPQIVEWYDELVRLTDSPIVQLNRAVAVGEADGARAGLAELALLDTSLPRYTAVAAYLRERDGDLSRAAELYAEAAQKAPNLAERDHLTRQAARLNTYRSR, from the coding sequence CTGGATGAGGTCCTGCTGCGCAGCCTCACACCACGCGTGCTCACGATCCTCGTCCGCCGCGGAGCCGACTTCGCGGCGGCCGAGGACGCCGTTCAAGACGCCCTGGTCGAAGCCCTGCGTGTCTGGCCGGATAACCCGCCGCGTGACCAGCAGGGGTGGATGGTCACGGTGGCCTGGCGCAGGTTTCTCGATGCGGCTCGCTCGGACGCTGCCCGCCGCCGCCGTGAGAGCCTCATCAGCGTTGAGCCCGAAGCGCCCGACCCCGGGCCCGCGCCCGGCTCGGACGACACGCTCCAGCTGTACTTCCTGTGCGCCCACCCATCACTGACCCCGGCGTCGGCGGTCGCGCTGACGCTACGCGCCGTCGGTGGTCTGACCACCCGCCAGATCGCGCAGGCCTATCTGGTCCCCGAGGCGACCATGGCGCAGCGCATCAGCCGGGCCAAGCGCATCGTGTCCGGCGCGCGGTTCGACCAGCCCGGCGACGTCGCCACCGTGCTGCGCGTCCTCTACCTCGTGTTCAACGAGGGCTACTCCGGCGATGTCGACCTCGCCAGCGAGGCGATCCGGCTGACCCGGCAGCTCACGACCGCCATCGACCACCCCGAAGTGGCAGGGTTGCTCGCGCTCATGCTGCTCCATCACGCCCGCCGGGCAGCCCGCACCGCGCCTGACGGGAGTCTGGTGCCGCTCGCCCAGCAGGACCGCAGCCGGTGGGACACCCGCCTGATCGCCGAAGGCGTCGACATCCTGCAGGCAGCTCTCGCACGCGATCAGCTCGGTGAGCTCCAGGCCCAAGCCGCCATCGCCGCACTGCACGCGGACGCACCGACCGCGGAGGAGACCGACTGGCCACAGATTGTCGAGTGGTACGACGAACTCGTACGACTCACCGACAGCCCCATCGTCCAGCTCAACCGCGCGGTCGCGGTCGGCGAAGCCGACGGCGCACGAGCCGGTCTCGCCGAACTCGCGCTCCTCGACACCTCGCTGCCCCGCTACACCGCGGTGGCGGCATACCTCCGCGAACGCGACGGCGACCTATCGCGGGCGGCAGAGCTCTACGCCGAGGCAGCCCAGAAGGCGCCCAACCTCGCCGAACGCGACCACCTCACCCGCCAAGCCGCCCGGCTGAACACCTACCGGAGTCGCTGA
- a CDS encoding YciI family protein: MAKYLLLKHYRGAPAPVNDVPMEQWTPEEISAHVQFMHDFAARLEGTGEYVDGQALAPDGAWVRYDGEGRPPVTDGPFAETKDLIAGWMVIDVETYERALELAAELSAAPGAGGKPLHEWLEVRPFLSTPPTITE, from the coding sequence ATGGCCAAATACCTGTTGCTCAAGCACTATCGAGGTGCTCCGGCGCCGGTCAACGACGTGCCGATGGAGCAGTGGACACCCGAAGAAATCTCGGCCCACGTGCAGTTCATGCACGACTTCGCCGCCCGTCTCGAAGGCACCGGCGAATACGTGGACGGTCAGGCCCTCGCGCCTGACGGAGCGTGGGTGCGCTACGACGGCGAGGGGCGCCCGCCGGTCACCGACGGGCCGTTCGCCGAGACCAAGGACCTCATCGCCGGCTGGATGGTGATCGACGTCGAAACCTACGAGCGCGCCCTCGAACTGGCCGCCGAGTTGTCCGCCGCCCCCGGCGCCGGAGGGAAGCCGCTGCACGAATGGCTCGAGGTGCGTCCCTTCCTCAGCACGCCCCCCACCATCACAGAATGA
- a CDS encoding ATP-binding protein — MAGRFVGRASELALLRKRLDSVAQSRTGTALAIRGRRQVGKSRLTQEFCDAAGVPYVFFTATKGLSPVEAIGAFLREVRESGLPSDPGALPENAPGSWLDALRVLAAALPDTPSIVVFDELPWLAEQDEAFDGALQTAWDRLLSRHPVLLVMLGSDIHMMERLTAYDRPFYGRADNLVLGPLNPAETGQAVGLDAADAVDAYLISGGLPGILRSWPVGMSPLPFVEQECADPAAPLFSVPEATLLAEFPLPDQARRVLEAVGSGDRTYGAIAAAAGGGKGPLASGALSPLLQQLVREKHVVAVDQPLSTRPGKPNLYRIADSNLRLYLAALRSSQELVRRGRPEAAFQMFARRWETWRGRAVEPLVRDSLELAGASGALPWPEVETVGGWWNRQFNPEVDLVGADRYPVARRLWFAGSIKWLKSPFDRHDLAVLHRRAPQVPGFEPDRTGLVIVSMNGVDSHIERDSADVVWNAADVISAYI, encoded by the coding sequence ATGGCAGGGAGATTTGTCGGAAGAGCATCTGAGCTTGCCTTGCTGCGCAAACGGCTGGATTCGGTTGCCCAGTCCCGGACCGGGACCGCGCTGGCCATACGGGGGCGGCGCCAGGTTGGAAAGTCACGGCTCACGCAAGAGTTCTGTGATGCGGCAGGCGTTCCCTATGTGTTCTTCACTGCAACCAAGGGATTATCGCCCGTCGAAGCGATTGGCGCGTTCCTGCGGGAGGTTCGGGAGTCCGGTCTTCCGTCCGATCCTGGTGCGCTCCCCGAGAATGCTCCTGGAAGTTGGTTGGACGCGTTGCGCGTCCTCGCTGCCGCGCTGCCCGACACTCCGAGCATCGTGGTGTTCGACGAGTTGCCGTGGTTAGCGGAGCAGGACGAGGCGTTCGACGGTGCACTGCAGACCGCCTGGGATCGGTTACTCTCCCGGCATCCGGTGCTGCTGGTCATGCTGGGTAGCGACATCCACATGATGGAGCGCCTGACCGCCTATGACCGGCCCTTCTACGGGCGAGCGGACAATCTCGTCCTGGGGCCGCTCAATCCGGCTGAGACTGGCCAGGCTGTTGGACTCGACGCCGCGGACGCGGTCGATGCCTACCTGATCTCTGGAGGCCTGCCCGGAATCCTGCGCAGCTGGCCAGTCGGGATGTCTCCGTTGCCGTTCGTTGAGCAAGAGTGCGCCGATCCGGCAGCACCGCTGTTCAGCGTGCCGGAAGCGACGCTTCTGGCTGAGTTTCCGTTGCCGGACCAGGCACGGCGCGTGCTAGAGGCGGTCGGTAGCGGGGACCGTACATATGGAGCGATTGCGGCCGCAGCTGGCGGCGGTAAGGGACCGCTCGCATCGGGCGCCTTATCTCCGTTGCTCCAACAGCTCGTCCGGGAGAAGCATGTGGTGGCTGTCGATCAGCCGCTTTCCACCCGGCCGGGAAAGCCCAATCTCTATCGCATTGCCGACTCCAACCTCCGCCTGTATCTGGCAGCACTACGATCGAGCCAGGAGCTCGTCCGGCGTGGGCGTCCCGAGGCCGCATTCCAGATGTTCGCACGACGCTGGGAGACCTGGCGCGGACGAGCGGTCGAGCCCCTCGTGAGAGATTCCTTGGAGCTGGCAGGCGCGTCTGGAGCGCTACCATGGCCCGAAGTAGAGACGGTCGGAGGCTGGTGGAACCGGCAGTTCAACCCTGAGGTCGATCTCGTCGGCGCGGATCGGTATCCGGTGGCTCGACGGCTGTGGTTTGCTGGGTCGATCAAGTGGCTGAAATCGCCGTTCGACCGCCACGACCTTGCCGTCTTGCACCGCCGCGCGCCACAAGTGCCGGGATTCGAACCCGACCGAACCGGGCTCGTCATCGTGTCGATGAACGGGGTCGACTCTCACATCGAACGTGACTCGGCCGATGTGGTCTGGAATGCGGCTGACGTGATCTCCGCGTACATCTGA
- a CDS encoding YbaK/EbsC family protein, with protein MTTPSIGRLPTAPATQRPDLLADPVQFALKHQPATEAFVAEIDPTLADTTEFCAAYDVAPEISANCVVVAGKRAGELRVAACMVLATTRADVNGVVRRRLDVRKASFLPMDDAVAMTGMEYGGITPLGLPGSWPVLVDPAVAALPYAVIGSGLRRSKIAVPGSQLAAWPGAEIVDGLGVPVH; from the coding sequence ATGACGACGCCTAGCATCGGGCGGCTGCCGACCGCACCCGCCACACAGCGGCCTGACCTCCTGGCCGATCCCGTCCAGTTCGCGCTGAAGCACCAGCCCGCCACCGAGGCGTTCGTCGCCGAGATCGATCCAACTCTCGCGGACACCACCGAGTTCTGCGCGGCGTATGACGTCGCACCGGAGATCTCGGCCAACTGCGTCGTGGTTGCCGGTAAACGGGCCGGTGAGCTGCGGGTTGCGGCGTGTATGGTGCTGGCGACCACCCGTGCCGACGTGAACGGCGTCGTCCGGCGCCGTCTAGACGTGCGCAAGGCATCGTTTCTACCGATGGACGACGCCGTTGCCATGACCGGGATGGAATATGGCGGAATCACCCCGCTCGGTCTGCCCGGAAGCTGGCCCGTCCTCGTGGACCCCGCCGTCGCCGCGTTACCATACGCGGTGATCGGTAGTGGCCTGCGCCGATCGAAGATCGCGGTGCCCGGATCACAGCTGGCCGCCTGGCCAGGCGCTGAGATCGTCGACGGACTCGGTGTACCGGTGCACTGA
- a CDS encoding YbhB/YbcL family Raf kinase inhibitor-like protein has translation MSLERPAAPNPYELLPAVAEFHVESDDVSDGQQLANDFLFNDWGMTGVNLSPHLRWSGAPEGTQSYVVTCFDPDAPTPCGFWHWVVVDIPARITEMPRGAGAADGLGLPDGAFFVRNDTGGMGYAGAAPPQGDGPHRYFFVVHAVDVESLADQGVTEDATPAVVSFNLAFHTLGRGMVVPTYSH, from the coding sequence ATGTCGCTCGAGCGACCGGCCGCTCCGAACCCTTATGAACTGCTGCCCGCCGTCGCGGAGTTCCACGTGGAGAGCGACGACGTCAGCGACGGCCAGCAGCTCGCCAACGACTTCCTCTTCAACGACTGGGGCATGACCGGCGTGAACCTTTCGCCGCACTTGCGGTGGTCCGGAGCCCCAGAAGGCACCCAGAGTTACGTCGTGACTTGTTTCGATCCCGATGCGCCCACACCATGTGGTTTCTGGCACTGGGTCGTCGTCGACATCCCGGCCCGGATCACCGAGATGCCCCGAGGCGCCGGCGCCGCCGACGGGCTGGGCCTGCCTGACGGCGCGTTTTTTGTGCGCAACGACACCGGCGGCATGGGTTACGCCGGAGCGGCGCCGCCCCAGGGCGACGGCCCCCATCGGTATTTCTTCGTCGTCCACGCGGTTGATGTCGAGTCCTTGGCGGACCAGGGCGTCACCGAGGACGCGACACCGGCCGTGGTCTCGTTCAACCTCGCCTTCCACACCCTGGGCCGAGGCATGGTCGTCCCCACCTACTCCCACTGA
- a CDS encoding GTPase produces MAQPSDERMYDALSVLRRLVGEIDFPFDSASSAKTRRELDDARTLLDHYLLARLRRMDAPLLVAVGGSTGAGKSTLVNGIVGDVVTSPGVLRPTTRIPVLVHHPDDTPEFPAEHVLSEQRPVDGIPRGLTLMDTPPLASVADESRSQAPAALETADLWIFMTTAARYADAVPWQVLARAAERRMSVAAVVNRVPPGAVNEIRSHLAGLLASRGLGDAPLFALEEATLDSSGMMPPHVVEHVSRWLHELAGGDAARAAVVRRTVDGAVSHVLSRVSSSLAQAEVDVFDDAARADLTEAVAAGWRARGEAE; encoded by the coding sequence GTGGCGCAACCATCCGACGAACGTATGTATGACGCTTTGAGTGTTTTGCGGCGGTTGGTGGGCGAAATCGATTTTCCGTTCGACTCGGCCAGCTCAGCCAAGACCCGGCGCGAACTCGACGATGCCCGGACACTGCTGGATCATTATTTGTTGGCTCGGCTGCGCCGGATGGACGCGCCGTTGCTGGTCGCCGTTGGTGGTTCGACCGGTGCCGGGAAGTCCACGTTGGTCAACGGCATCGTCGGCGATGTCGTCACTTCGCCGGGGGTGTTGCGGCCGACCACACGCATCCCCGTCCTGGTGCATCACCCCGACGACACACCCGAGTTCCCGGCTGAGCATGTTCTGTCCGAGCAGCGCCCGGTCGACGGCATTCCCCGAGGACTCACCCTCATGGACACGCCTCCGCTGGCCTCGGTCGCCGACGAAAGCCGCTCGCAGGCACCGGCCGCGCTGGAGACGGCCGACCTGTGGATCTTCATGACCACGGCGGCGCGTTATGCCGACGCGGTTCCGTGGCAGGTTCTGGCCAGGGCCGCAGAGCGCAGGATGTCGGTTGCCGCGGTGGTGAACCGGGTGCCACCCGGCGCGGTGAACGAAATCAGATCTCATCTGGCCGGTTTGCTTGCGTCACGAGGGCTCGGTGATGCACCGTTGTTCGCCTTGGAAGAAGCCACACTGGACAGTTCCGGGATGATGCCGCCGCATGTCGTGGAACATGTGTCTCGCTGGCTCCACGAGTTGGCCGGCGGCGACGCCGCGCGGGCGGCCGTGGTCCGGCGCACCGTGGACGGGGCCGTCAGCCACGTGCTCAGTCGCGTGTCCAGTTCACTTGCCCAAGCTGAGGTGGATGTGTTTGACGACGCTGCTCGTGCCGACCTGACTGAAGCCGTCGCGGCCGGGTGGCGGGCCCGGGGTGAGGCCGAATGA